The Paraburkholderia sp. SOS3 genome includes a region encoding these proteins:
- a CDS encoding MFS transporter produces the protein MNSRIVSPSVPSSTDIAGSSADARRERAIYRKIAWRILPLLVFCYILNYLDRINIGIAQLQFKSDLGFSDAAYGLGAGLLFVGYVLFEIPSNLLLDRIGVRKTFLRIMVAWGVLSTMTMFVRTPMQFYIVRFLIGVAEAGFTPGIFLYLSYWFPARRRARMTSIFYLSIPIAAIVGTPLSGWIMHAFGGDLGLRGWQWLFMLEGLPSVLFGVIVYFALSDRPQQAAWLDASEQAFVLAQLAADDAQKTRRVAHQAKASALRVIARDPRVFCAGFTFACSFSLGNTLAFWAPVVIRNSGIAQVANIGVLAAIPALVGIVVMLAVGRHSDRTLERRWHAALALFAAAGALALLPHFRGDTTVALALLAVASAGHYSCLAVFWSIPPTYLPRETAAAGIALVNVIGSLGGALSTAALGWMSKGPQGFGIGLVVLGAVIACGAALLLVAFPPRVLRSGAA, from the coding sequence ATGAACTCCCGCATCGTATCGCCGTCCGTGCCTTCTTCCACGGACATTGCCGGCTCATCCGCCGACGCACGGCGCGAGCGCGCGATCTATCGCAAGATCGCATGGCGGATTCTGCCGCTGCTCGTGTTCTGCTACATCCTCAACTATCTCGACCGCATCAACATCGGCATCGCGCAACTGCAGTTCAAATCGGACCTCGGCTTCAGCGATGCGGCTTACGGGCTCGGCGCCGGGCTGCTGTTCGTCGGCTACGTGCTGTTCGAAATCCCGAGCAATCTGTTACTCGACCGCATCGGCGTGCGTAAGACTTTTCTGCGCATCATGGTCGCATGGGGGGTGCTCTCGACGATGACGATGTTCGTGCGCACACCGATGCAGTTTTACATCGTGCGTTTTCTGATCGGCGTCGCCGAAGCAGGCTTCACTCCAGGCATCTTTCTGTATCTGAGCTACTGGTTTCCCGCGCGGCGCCGTGCGCGCATGACGTCGATTTTCTATCTGAGCATCCCGATCGCGGCGATCGTGGGTACCCCACTGTCGGGCTGGATCATGCATGCGTTCGGCGGCGACCTTGGACTGCGCGGCTGGCAGTGGCTCTTCATGCTCGAAGGGCTGCCCTCGGTGCTGTTCGGCGTGATCGTCTATTTCGCGCTCAGCGACCGGCCGCAGCAGGCGGCATGGCTCGACGCAAGCGAACAGGCCTTCGTGCTCGCGCAACTGGCCGCCGACGATGCGCAGAAGACACGCCGCGTCGCGCATCAGGCAAAAGCTTCGGCATTGCGAGTGATCGCGCGCGATCCGCGCGTGTTCTGCGCGGGGTTCACATTCGCGTGCAGCTTTTCGCTCGGCAACACGCTCGCGTTCTGGGCGCCGGTCGTGATCCGCAATTCGGGCATCGCGCAGGTTGCCAACATCGGTGTGCTCGCGGCGATTCCGGCGCTCGTCGGTATCGTCGTGATGCTGGCCGTCGGCCGCCATTCCGATCGCACGCTCGAGCGCCGCTGGCACGCGGCCCTCGCGCTATTCGCGGCGGCCGGCGCGCTTGCGCTGCTGCCGCATTTCCGCGGCGATACGACCGTCGCGCTCGCGCTGCTCGCCGTCGCATCGGCCGGACATTACTCGTGCCTCGCGGTGTTCTGGTCGATACCGCCCACTTATCTTCCTCGCGAAACCGCCGCGGCGGGCATCGCGCTCGTCAATGTGATCGGTTCGCTGGGCGGCGCGCTCAGCACCGCGGCGCTCGGCTGGATGAGCAAGGGCCCGCAAGGTTTCGGCATCGGGCTCGTCGTGCTCGGCGCCGTCATCGCGTGCGGTGCGGCCCTGCTGCTCGTCGCATTTCCACCGCGCGTCCTGCGATCGGGTGCGGCATGA
- a CDS encoding D-2-hydroxyacid dehydrogenase — MDILLSRYAAQHFGDAIAKTLHAAPYRIVTPDDIVGAGPARADGAPDGAKATPVAPVAPIAALISRDVTGRSTKAVVTADTQHFYDALLASPGLRWVHAHSAGLDRPIYPELLRRGVRVTTSAGANARPVAHSALAGLLSLARRLPRLQAAQREHAWKPLLDDDTPRDLAGQNALIVGYGAIGQRLAKLLDALEMNVSVVRRELPASSSGRLTENEATAYRSIVFAEIDSALPETDWLILACPLSPLTARLIDARRLQLLRPGAHLINVARGEVVVEADLIAALRAGTVAGAYLDVFEHEPLDAASPLWDLPNVLVTPHTAGHADSHYAAVGRIWLDNLARFSRGEPLINEAQAHSHGSHSREPQQLATR, encoded by the coding sequence TTGGACATTCTGCTTTCCCGCTACGCCGCACAGCATTTCGGCGATGCCATTGCAAAGACGCTGCATGCGGCACCCTACCGGATCGTTACACCCGACGACATCGTAGGCGCGGGTCCGGCGCGCGCAGACGGCGCGCCCGATGGTGCGAAAGCCACACCGGTTGCCCCCGTCGCGCCAATCGCCGCATTGATCAGCCGCGACGTGACGGGCCGCTCGACAAAAGCCGTCGTAACCGCCGACACGCAGCACTTCTACGACGCGTTGCTTGCCTCGCCGGGTTTGCGCTGGGTACACGCGCATTCAGCCGGCCTCGACCGGCCGATCTATCCGGAATTGCTGCGACGCGGCGTGCGCGTCACGACGTCGGCCGGTGCGAATGCGCGCCCCGTTGCGCACTCGGCGCTCGCCGGCCTGCTCTCGCTCGCGCGGCGTCTGCCGCGACTGCAGGCCGCGCAACGCGAGCACGCATGGAAACCGCTGCTCGACGACGACACACCGCGCGATCTCGCGGGCCAGAACGCACTGATCGTCGGCTATGGCGCGATCGGCCAGCGGCTCGCGAAGCTGCTCGATGCGCTCGAAATGAACGTGAGCGTCGTGCGTCGCGAACTCCCGGCAAGCAGTAGTGGCCGCCTGACCGAAAACGAAGCGACGGCCTATCGCAGCATCGTATTCGCCGAGATCGACAGCGCGTTGCCCGAGACCGACTGGCTGATCCTCGCCTGCCCGCTTTCGCCGTTGACTGCGCGGCTTATCGACGCGCGTCGCCTGCAGCTGCTACGGCCTGGCGCGCATCTGATCAACGTCGCACGCGGCGAAGTGGTCGTCGAAGCCGATCTGATCGCGGCACTGCGCGCGGGCACTGTCGCCGGCGCATATCTCGATGTGTTCGAGCACGAGCCGCTCGACGCGGCCTCGCCGCTATGGGATCTGCCGAACGTACTGGTCACCCCGCACACGGCGGGACACGCGGACAGCCATTACGCGGCGGTCGGCCGCATCTGGCTCGACAACCTTGCACGTTTCAGCCGCGGCGAGCCGCTCATCAATGAGGCGCAAGCGCATTCGCACGGGTCGCATTCGCGCGAACCACAGCAACTCGCAACCCGATGA
- a CDS encoding class II aldolase/adducin family protein, whose protein sequence is MTKQTEFSIPSMREHCSEAEWQVRVDLAACYRLVELYGMSDMIANHISARVPGENDAFLINAYGMLYEEITASSLIKIDHEGNIISKPAFVGSDYGINRAGYVIHGAIHEAKPDVNCVIHTHSWPGMAVSSLKCGLLPLTQTSMRFYKIGYHDYFGVVLDTSERESLVHDLGDNNALILRNHGLLTVGKTIPEAFNAMHRLELSCRSQLAAMACNVELNSVPKKVLEETYMNYQPQTRRPYGVMEWPALLRKLDRIDTSYRD, encoded by the coding sequence ATGACGAAGCAAACGGAATTTTCTATCCCGTCCATGCGCGAACACTGTTCCGAAGCCGAGTGGCAAGTGCGCGTCGATCTGGCCGCCTGCTACCGGCTCGTCGAGTTGTACGGCATGTCGGACATGATTGCCAATCACATCTCCGCGCGCGTGCCCGGCGAAAACGACGCGTTCCTGATCAACGCATACGGGATGCTCTATGAAGAGATCACTGCATCGAGCCTGATCAAGATCGATCATGAAGGCAACATCATCAGCAAGCCCGCGTTTGTCGGCTCCGACTATGGCATCAACCGCGCGGGCTATGTCATTCACGGCGCGATTCACGAAGCGAAGCCCGACGTCAACTGTGTGATTCATACGCATAGCTGGCCGGGTATGGCGGTGTCGTCGCTCAAGTGTGGCTTGCTGCCGCTGACGCAAACATCGATGCGCTTCTACAAGATCGGTTATCACGACTATTTCGGTGTCGTCCTCGATACATCGGAACGCGAATCGCTTGTGCACGACCTCGGCGACAACAATGCGCTGATTTTGCGCAACCATGGGCTGCTGACGGTCGGCAAGACGATTCCAGAAGCGTTCAACGCGATGCACCGGCTCGAACTGTCGTGCCGGTCGCAGCTTGCGGCAATGGCCTGCAATGTCGAGCTCAATTCGGTACCGAAGAAGGTGCTCGAGGAAACGTATATGAACTATCAGCCGCAGACGCGCCGTCCCTATGGCGTCATGGAATGGCCTGCGCTGCTGCGCAAGCTCGACCGGATCGATACTTCGTATCGCGACTGA
- a CDS encoding MFS transporter, giving the protein MHDSFGTSTAAVAADDLDDAKGRAARRRTAVKSIVGGSIGNLIEWYDFHVYTTFSIYFAASFFPRENRTIQLLSAAAIFALGFLLRPVGSWMIGLYADRRGRRAGLTLSVALMCAGSLAIGLCPTYPQIGFAAPVVLLLARLVQGFSLGGEYGASSVYLSEIAKPGHRGFYSSFHYVTLILGQLLATMVQVVLQDLVFTHAQLVEWGWRVPFVTGAGLALVAWWVRRNIDETPDFRALSEKAKRGLHLAELRKHWRPVLLVFGLTTGGTLAFFTYTVYMHNYLVNTVGLTATQSSWVSLSTLALFMVVQPLFGALSDRIGRRALLLWFGVAGTFGTYPLLTALAHTRDEMTAFFLLAFALMIVSGYSSVCSVVKAEIFPARLRALGVGVPYSVATAIFGGTASYAGLWFKSIGHESGFYLYASACIACTLIATLNLRKSDVQMQP; this is encoded by the coding sequence ATGCACGATTCCTTCGGTACGTCGACGGCCGCTGTTGCCGCCGACGATCTCGACGATGCCAAAGGTCGCGCCGCACGCCGGCGCACTGCGGTCAAGTCGATTGTCGGCGGCTCGATCGGCAATCTGATCGAGTGGTACGACTTTCACGTCTACACGACCTTTTCCATCTACTTCGCGGCATCGTTCTTTCCGCGCGAGAACCGCACGATCCAGTTGCTGAGCGCAGCGGCGATCTTCGCGCTCGGCTTCCTGTTGCGCCCGGTCGGCAGCTGGATGATCGGCCTTTACGCCGATCGTCGTGGCCGCCGCGCAGGGCTCACGTTATCGGTTGCGCTGATGTGCGCGGGGTCGCTCGCGATCGGCCTGTGCCCGACTTATCCGCAGATCGGCTTTGCCGCGCCCGTGGTGCTGCTGCTCGCGCGCCTCGTGCAGGGCTTTTCTCTCGGCGGCGAGTATGGCGCGAGTTCGGTGTATCTGAGCGAGATCGCAAAGCCGGGGCACCGCGGCTTCTACAGCAGTTTCCATTACGTGACGCTGATTCTCGGCCAGTTGCTCGCGACCATGGTGCAGGTCGTGCTGCAAGACCTTGTGTTCACGCATGCGCAACTCGTCGAGTGGGGCTGGCGCGTGCCGTTCGTGACGGGCGCCGGGCTCGCGCTCGTCGCGTGGTGGGTGCGCCGCAATATCGATGAAACACCCGACTTCCGCGCGCTGTCCGAGAAAGCCAAACGCGGGCTGCACCTCGCCGAATTGCGCAAACACTGGCGGCCGGTGCTGCTCGTCTTCGGGCTCACGACGGGCGGCACGCTCGCGTTTTTCACCTATACGGTCTACATGCACAACTACCTGGTCAACACGGTTGGCTTGACCGCCACGCAAAGCTCATGGGTCTCGCTGTCCACGCTTGCGCTGTTCATGGTCGTGCAGCCGCTGTTCGGCGCGTTGTCCGATCGCATTGGCCGTCGCGCACTGTTGCTCTGGTTCGGCGTTGCCGGCACGTTTGGCACCTACCCGCTGCTCACGGCGCTCGCCCATACGCGCGACGAAATGACCGCGTTCTTTCTGCTCGCATTTGCGCTGATGATCGTGTCCGGTTACTCGTCGGTGTGCTCGGTCGTGAAGGCGGAGATTTTTCCGGCGCGGCTGCGTGCGCTCGGCGTCGGCGTGCCGTATTCGGTTGCGACCGCAATCTTCGGCGGCACGGCCTCGTACGCGGGGCTCTGGTTCAAGAGCATCGGCCACGAAAGCGGGTTCTACCTGTATGCGTCGGCCTGCATCGCCTGCACGCTGATCGCCACGTTGAACCTGCGCAAGAGCGACGTTCAGATGCAGCCATGA
- a CDS encoding LysR family transcriptional regulator → MKMDLLGLQMLVSAIESKSLSKAAERENLATSAASKRIAELERRLGAVLLLRHARGVEPTPAGAALYHRAKAILRSVELAQNNVAEFGAGGMPKIRLAANRSSIIQYLPQVLSRYFASEPGAQIDLQERYSYDIPRLVTDAEADLGIYHALTPAPGVHSLPYRQDRVALVVPLDHPLARLDETTLESAKDYPFVGYFPRHSYEAFLSLAEASLSQPLNVRIEVSDYEARCRLIREQIGIGIMPELIAATYLSRYGLKAIRLLDDWACRQFYICMSATERSALRPAIAAFVDQLLAA, encoded by the coding sequence ATGAAAATGGATTTGTTGGGCTTGCAGATGCTCGTCTCGGCGATCGAATCGAAGAGCCTGTCGAAGGCGGCCGAGCGCGAGAATCTGGCGACGTCGGCGGCCAGCAAGCGCATTGCCGAACTCGAGCGGCGTCTGGGCGCCGTGCTGCTCTTGCGGCATGCACGCGGCGTCGAGCCGACCCCTGCCGGCGCTGCGCTTTATCACCGTGCGAAGGCGATTCTGCGCAGCGTCGAGCTAGCGCAGAACAACGTTGCCGAATTTGGTGCGGGCGGCATGCCGAAGATACGTCTGGCCGCGAACCGCTCGTCGATCATTCAATACCTGCCGCAAGTGCTGAGCCGCTATTTCGCGAGCGAACCGGGCGCGCAGATCGACTTGCAGGAACGGTATAGCTACGACATTCCGCGGCTCGTGACCGACGCCGAAGCGGACCTCGGCATTTACCATGCGCTGACGCCGGCGCCCGGCGTTCACTCGCTGCCATACCGGCAGGATCGCGTCGCGCTGGTCGTGCCGCTCGATCATCCGCTTGCGCGTCTCGACGAGACGACGCTTGAGTCGGCGAAGGACTACCCGTTCGTCGGTTACTTTCCGCGTCACTCGTACGAGGCGTTTTTATCGCTTGCCGAAGCGAGCTTGTCGCAGCCGTTGAATGTGCGCATCGAGGTGTCGGATTACGAAGCGCGTTGCCGGCTGATTCGCGAGCAGATCGGCATCGGTATCATGCCGGAGCTGATCGCCGCCACGTATCTTTCGCGCTATGGGTTAAAGGCGATTCGCCTGCTTGACGACTGGGCGTGCCGGCAGTTCTATATCTGCATGTCGGCGACTGAGCGCAGCGCGCTTCGGCCCGCCATTGCGGCGTTTGTCGATCAGTTGCTGGCGGCCTGA
- a CDS encoding amidohydrolase family protein, producing MPPHACDCHAHVFGPYARFALADERSYTPPENPADRFIAHLDGLGFERGVLVTASVYGTDNASLVDALQRFPARLRGVAVLGADTPEAELDVLTEHGVRAARFNLFRRDGQAVYRNGAGLDALRALAPKLAARGWHAQIWVHAPDLPELEPLLRALSIGLVIDHMGRMSVANGTADAGFQRLIAMLADGVAWTKMSGADRVSAQGAPYDDVAPFFDAILAANPQQAVWGSDWPHVNYFDAARMPDDAVLLERFARAVPDESLRRAILVDNPARLYGFASRGDR from the coding sequence ATGCCGCCGCATGCCTGCGATTGCCATGCGCACGTATTCGGCCCGTACGCGCGCTTTGCACTTGCCGACGAGCGCAGCTACACGCCGCCGGAAAACCCCGCGGACCGCTTTATCGCGCATCTCGACGGCCTCGGCTTCGAGCGCGGCGTGCTCGTGACAGCGAGCGTGTACGGGACGGACAACGCGTCGCTCGTCGATGCACTGCAGCGCTTTCCCGCGCGTTTGCGCGGCGTTGCGGTGCTTGGTGCGGATACGCCGGAAGCGGAACTCGACGTCCTGACCGAGCACGGCGTGCGCGCGGCGCGTTTCAATCTGTTTCGCCGCGACGGGCAGGCGGTTTACCGCAACGGCGCGGGACTCGACGCATTGCGCGCGTTGGCGCCAAAGCTTGCCGCGCGCGGCTGGCATGCGCAGATCTGGGTTCACGCGCCCGATCTGCCCGAGCTCGAACCGCTGTTACGCGCACTCTCGATCGGCCTTGTGATCGACCACATGGGGCGCATGAGCGTCGCGAACGGCACCGCCGACGCAGGCTTCCAGCGCCTTATCGCGATGCTCGCCGATGGCGTGGCCTGGACGAAGATGTCGGGCGCCGATCGCGTCAGCGCGCAGGGAGCGCCTTACGACGACGTCGCGCCGTTCTTCGATGCGATTCTCGCCGCGAACCCGCAGCAGGCCGTATGGGGCAGCGACTGGCCGCATGTCAACTACTTCGACGCGGCGCGGATGCCCGACGATGCCGTGCTGCTCGAGCGCTTCGCACGCGCGGTGCCGGACGAGTCGTTGCGGCGCGCGATTCTCGTCGACAACCCGGCGCGCCTGTACGGCTTTGCCAGTCGAGGCGACCGGTGA
- a CDS encoding methylated-DNA--[protein]-cysteine S-methyltransferase: MSYVYRFVASPVGKLKLVARGERLVAILWENDRPGRVKLGEMREAVDHPVLVETARQLDEYFAGTRTRFDVATEFIGTDFQKKVWNALLTIPFGETRSYREIAVQIGDVNATRAVGAANGRNPISIIAPCHRVIGASGDLTGFAGGIQTKATLIALESGAVQPSLI, encoded by the coding sequence ATGTCGTATGTCTACAGGTTTGTTGCGTCGCCGGTCGGTAAGCTGAAGCTCGTCGCGCGCGGCGAGCGCCTTGTGGCCATTCTGTGGGAAAACGACCGGCCGGGCCGCGTGAAGCTCGGCGAGATGCGCGAGGCGGTCGATCACCCGGTGCTGGTCGAAACCGCGCGCCAGCTCGACGAATACTTCGCCGGCACGCGCACGCGTTTCGACGTGGCCACGGAGTTCATCGGCACCGACTTCCAGAAGAAGGTGTGGAACGCGCTGCTGACCATTCCATTCGGCGAGACGCGCAGCTACCGCGAGATTGCCGTGCAGATCGGCGATGTGAACGCGACGCGCGCGGTCGGCGCGGCGAACGGCCGCAATCCGATTTCGATTATCGCGCCGTGCCATCGCGTGATCGGCGCGTCTGGCGATCTGACCGGCTTCGCCGGCGGCATACAAACCAAAGCCACATTGATTGCGCTCGAATCGGGCGCGGTGCAGCCGTCGCTGATTTGA
- a CDS encoding methyl-accepting chemotaxis protein: protein MRLFAPGMALMGRLRMSRKLAVLALLFLLPLAVCLYAILHDEVNFYVSTREELDGVRLLETSQALLKAVQKRRGASASLMAGNQSIRPAFDAANADAERLMATLRAQAAQTKSFDLATQTDALSAQYAQLAQMPLTGSGKDVFDAHTALVRAIFAFTADLADASQLALDPEAATYYLANLVVLSLPDTAEMAGIARGKGAAALAAAKSEGRLSDADRAALGVHVAFLRDQIDIVRHDLKRVQRALGTSDGATIVQGLSLDDADAFGKMIDGLASNPNAPMPESNAYFDSGTRAVDAVYRVHGQLSALLKSLLDARAHAQAVHIAVLSVLSAVSVGVALYLFVAFARRTGADVNALAGSMEQAGAGDLRGRLDASGYDELASIKLRMNELLAALSRTITTTRTSAESVLTGSQEIAAGNLDLSRRTEEQAASLEETAASMEQLTATVRHNADNAKQAGLLSREASTKATASGEVITRAVDVMNEIGRRSTEMAAMISTIEAIAFQTNILALNAAVEAARAGEQGKGFAVVAAEVRTLAHRTASAAKDVKEMIERSSASVAGGTRLFADAHTAIRSVIESVTNVDAIVNEIAGASLQQGEGIEQVNIAITQLDRTTQQNAALVEQAAAASTSLKEQALMMEEVVATFQIDA from the coding sequence ATGCGTTTGTTTGCTCCCGGAATGGCCTTGATGGGCCGCCTCAGAATGTCGCGCAAGCTCGCCGTGCTCGCGCTGCTGTTTTTGCTGCCGCTTGCGGTCTGCCTGTACGCGATCCTTCACGATGAAGTCAATTTCTATGTGTCGACGCGCGAGGAACTCGATGGCGTCCGATTGCTCGAGACGAGCCAGGCGCTGCTGAAAGCGGTGCAAAAACGCCGCGGCGCGAGCGCGTCGCTGATGGCTGGCAATCAGTCGATTCGGCCTGCGTTCGATGCGGCGAATGCCGACGCCGAGCGCCTCATGGCAACACTGCGCGCACAGGCGGCGCAAACGAAGTCGTTCGATCTCGCCACGCAAACGGACGCGTTGTCCGCGCAATATGCGCAGCTTGCGCAGATGCCGCTGACCGGCTCGGGCAAGGACGTGTTCGACGCACATACGGCGCTCGTGCGGGCCATCTTCGCGTTCACCGCCGATCTCGCCGACGCGTCGCAACTCGCGCTCGATCCCGAGGCCGCGACCTACTATCTGGCCAACCTGGTGGTGCTGTCGCTGCCCGACACGGCCGAAATGGCCGGCATTGCGCGCGGCAAGGGCGCGGCGGCGCTCGCGGCCGCCAAAAGCGAGGGTCGCCTGAGCGACGCGGACCGCGCCGCGCTCGGCGTTCACGTGGCCTTTCTGCGCGATCAGATCGACATCGTGCGGCATGACCTGAAGCGCGTGCAACGCGCGCTGGGTACGAGCGACGGCGCAACGATCGTGCAGGGACTGAGCCTCGACGACGCCGACGCCTTCGGCAAGATGATCGACGGCCTCGCATCGAACCCGAACGCGCCGATGCCCGAATCGAATGCGTATTTCGATTCCGGCACGCGCGCCGTCGATGCGGTCTATCGCGTGCATGGTCAATTGTCCGCATTGCTGAAATCGCTGCTCGACGCGCGGGCGCACGCGCAGGCCGTGCATATCGCCGTGCTCAGCGTGTTGAGCGCGGTGTCGGTGGGCGTCGCGCTGTATCTGTTCGTCGCGTTCGCGCGCCGAACCGGCGCCGATGTGAACGCGCTCGCCGGCAGCATGGAGCAGGCGGGCGCCGGCGATCTGCGCGGCCGGCTCGATGCAAGCGGCTACGACGAACTCGCGTCGATCAAGCTGCGCATGAACGAACTGCTCGCGGCGCTCAGCCGCACGATTACGACCACGAGGACAAGCGCCGAATCGGTGTTGACCGGCAGTCAGGAAATCGCGGCCGGCAACCTCGATCTATCGCGGCGCACCGAGGAACAGGCAGCGTCGCTCGAAGAGACCGCGGCCAGCATGGAGCAACTGACGGCCACCGTGCGCCATAACGCCGACAACGCAAAACAGGCCGGGCTGCTGAGCCGCGAAGCGTCGACGAAAGCCACGGCGAGCGGAGAGGTAATCACGCGTGCTGTCGACGTGATGAACGAAATCGGCCGGCGTTCGACGGAAATGGCTGCGATGATCTCGACGATCGAAGCCATTGCCTTTCAAACGAATATTCTTGCGCTCAATGCAGCCGTCGAAGCGGCGCGCGCGGGCGAGCAGGGCAAGGGCTTCGCGGTCGTGGCGGCCGAAGTGCGCACGCTTGCGCATCGCACCGCGAGCGCGGCGAAAGACGTGAAGGAGATGATCGAACGCTCGTCGGCGAGCGTCGCAGGCGGCACGCGGCTGTTCGCCGATGCGCATACGGCGATTCGCAGCGTGATCGAATCGGTGACGAACGTCGATGCGATCGTCAACGAGATTGCCGGCGCGTCGCTGCAGCAGGGCGAAGGGATCGAACAGGTCAATATCGCGATCACGCAACTCGACCGCACCACGCAGCAGAATGCGGCGCTCGTCGAACAGGCCGCTGCCGCAAGCACGTCGCTGAAAGAGCAGGCATTGATGATGGAGGAGGTCGTCGCGACATTTCAGATCGACGCGTAA
- a CDS encoding isocitrate lyase/PEP mutase family protein → MSRTTAEKRAAFRALHASGCFILPNPWDAGSARYLQSLGFKALATTSAGFAWSSGREDNNLPREAILAHLREMVEATDLPINADFENGFGTDAEGVAQSVALAVEAGVAGLSIEDSTGRADMPLFPIDVAVERLRAARRAIDQTGGDTLLVARAENFFAGVPDLDDTLARLKAYAAAGADCLYAPGIRTREQIEAVVAAVAPKPVNLLIGGNSAFTLRDIEALGVRRISTGGGLARAAWGGLMRAAQPLADGRFEGFPDAPSGGDINRLFDPDA, encoded by the coding sequence ATGTCACGCACTACCGCAGAAAAGCGCGCTGCTTTCCGCGCATTGCACGCATCAGGCTGTTTTATCCTGCCGAACCCGTGGGATGCGGGCAGCGCCCGCTATTTGCAGTCGCTCGGCTTCAAGGCGCTTGCCACGACGAGCGCCGGCTTCGCATGGTCGAGCGGGCGCGAGGACAACAATCTGCCGCGCGAGGCGATCCTTGCGCATCTGCGCGAGATGGTCGAGGCGACCGATCTGCCGATCAACGCGGATTTCGAAAACGGCTTCGGCACCGATGCCGAAGGCGTGGCGCAAAGCGTTGCGCTTGCGGTCGAAGCGGGGGTCGCAGGGTTATCGATCGAAGATTCGACCGGGCGCGCCGATATGCCGCTTTTTCCAATCGATGTGGCAGTGGAGCGGCTGCGCGCCGCACGTCGCGCAATCGACCAGACTGGCGGCGACACGCTGCTTGTGGCGCGCGCGGAAAATTTCTTCGCCGGCGTACCCGATCTCGACGATACGCTCGCGCGCCTGAAGGCCTATGCGGCGGCCGGCGCCGATTGTCTGTACGCGCCCGGTATTCGCACGCGCGAGCAGATCGAAGCCGTGGTGGCCGCGGTCGCGCCGAAGCCGGTGAATCTGTTGATCGGCGGGAATTCGGCGTTCACGTTACGCGATATCGAGGCGCTGGGCGTGCGGCGTATCAGCACCGGCGGCGGGTTGGCGCGCGCCGCTTGGGGTGGATTGATGCGCGCGGCGCAGCCGCTTGCCGACGGGCGTTTCGAGGGCTTTCCCGATGCGCCGAGCGGTGGCGACATCAACCGGTTGTTCGACCCGGACGCTTGA